In Streptomyces erythrochromogenes, the DNA window GATATGGCCGGATCTCGCGGGATCCGGCCGGATCCCGCCGCTCGCCCGCCCCGGCGGGCGCATTACCGTGACCAGACCATGAACGAGATGCAGCGCAGAGCGCGGCTGCGGCCGAGCCTGCGGCTGCCCGCCTGGACCTCGACCCTGACCTGGAAGGCCACGGTCTTCATCACCCTGATGTGCTGCGGGCTCGCCGCGCTGCTCGGCTGCCTCGTGCACGGCGCGATGACCCGCCAGACCGTCGGCACGGCGCGCGAGAAGGCGCTCGTCAAGCTGGAGCGGACCGTCCAGGGGTACGAGACCGGCGCGCGCCTGCCCCGGGGCGAGGGCATCGACCCCGCGGACCTGCCCCCGGAGCTGCACGCCCTGGCGCTCGACGGCAAGCGCGGCACGGCGGTCGGCCGGTACCGCGGGCGCCCGGTGATGTGGGCGGCCGCGCCCGCCGAGGACGGCACCGCGATCGCCGTGTCCGTGGACTTCCGCGTGGCCGAGCGGACCATCGCCAACCTCGACCGTGCCATCCTCGGCTCCTCGGGTCTGGCCATCGGCGTCACCCTCCTCATCGGCGCGCTCGGCGTCACGCGGATCACCCGGCGCCTGCACGTGACCGCGCAGGTGGCCCGCCGGATCAGCGCCGGCGACCTGGACGCCCGGGTCGGCGACAAGGCGCGCACCAAGGACGAGGTGGCGGCGGTCTCCCGGGCCCTGGACACCATGGCCTCGTCGCTCCAGCGCAAGCTGGAGGCGGAGCAGCGGTTCACGGCGGACGTCGCCCACGAGCTCCGCACCCCGCTGACCGGCCTGAACGCGGCTGCCGAGCTCCTGCCGCCGGGCCGCCCGGCCGAGCTCGTACGGGACCGGGTGCAGGCGATGCGCTCGCTCACCGAGGACCTGCTGGAGATCTCCCGCCTGGACACCCGCAGCGAGCGCGTGGAGCTGGACTCGCACGACCTCGCCGACCTGGCGGCCCGCACGATCCGCGCGTCCGGCACCGACACGGCCCTGGCGGTGGTCGCCTCCCCGCGGGTGGAGACGGACCGGCGCCGCCTGGAGCGGATCCTGGGCAACCTCGTGGCCAACGCGCACAGCCACGGCGCCGCCCCGGTCACGGTCACGGTGGACGGTCCGACCGTGACGGTGACCGATGCGGGGCCGGGCTATCCGGAGTACCTGATCACGACCGGCCCGCAGCGGTTCCGTACGGAGGGCACGAGCAAGGGCCACGGGCTGGGCCTGACCATCGCCGTCGGCCAGGCGCGGGTCCTCGGCGCCACGCTCGCCTTCCGCAACCGGGCGGAGGGCGGCGCCGAGGCCCGCGTCACCCTTCCAGAGCCCGCAGCACCGGCAGCAACTGCGCTTCTTCCCCGTCGAGATGGGACTCCAGCTCCCGGCTCATGCGCTCGACGCGGTCGCTGAACCCTTCGCCGGCGCCGTCACCGGGCGCGTCCAGGGCCCGTACCAGCTCCTCCTGCAGCCGCGCGATGACGGCGTGCTCGGCGCCGATGCGCCGGAAGAACTCCCGCATGTGCGGGTGCTGTTGCTCCAGGTACGGGAAGAGCCCCGCGTCCTCGCTGCGGTGGTGGAACTCCAGGGTGTGGCAGAACGCCAGGCAGTGCTGGCGCAGTTGCAGCCCGAGCGAGGCCGCCCCGCCCTCCCGTACGCGATCTCCCGCGAGCTCCCGTACGAGGACCAGCTGCGCCCGCAGCCAGCCGTGCACGGAGAGCAGCTTCCCGGCGATCCCGCCCTCCTCGTCTGGGACCTCGTGCGTGCGCTGGAGGGCCACGACGGGGATCACCCGCGCGGTGCGCCCCTGGTACTCCCCGTAGCCGGGCTCCGCGCGGACGACCTGCGCGAACAGCTCGTCGCGCCGCGCGCCCGCGGCGGGCACGGCGACGGCCTCGTACTCCTCGGTCCCGGTCTCGACCTGTACGAGGGGGCGTGCGAGGAGGTTGTGGTACCAGGCCGGGTGCCGGTCGGCCCCGGCGGCGGAGGCGACGACGAGCGGCGTGCCGCCGTCGCGCAGGAACCCGAGGGGGACGGTGTGCGGCTTCCCCGACCGGGCGCCGGTGGTGGTGAGAAGGAGCAGCTGAGCCCCTTCGAAGGGGCCGCCGACCTTGCCGGCGTTGGCCCGGAATTCCTCGATGACGTTCTGGTTGAAAGATGACACGGAGTGTG includes these proteins:
- a CDS encoding sensor histidine kinase; the protein is MQRRARLRPSLRLPAWTSTLTWKATVFITLMCCGLAALLGCLVHGAMTRQTVGTAREKALVKLERTVQGYETGARLPRGEGIDPADLPPELHALALDGKRGTAVGRYRGRPVMWAAAPAEDGTAIAVSVDFRVAERTIANLDRAILGSSGLAIGVTLLIGALGVTRITRRLHVTAQVARRISAGDLDARVGDKARTKDEVAAVSRALDTMASSLQRKLEAEQRFTADVAHELRTPLTGLNAAAELLPPGRPAELVRDRVQAMRSLTEDLLEISRLDTRSERVELDSHDLADLAARTIRASGTDTALAVVASPRVETDRRRLERILGNLVANAHSHGAAPVTVTVDGPTVTVTDAGPGYPEYLITTGPQRFRTEGTSKGHGLGLTIAVGQARVLGATLAFRNRAEGGAEARVTLPEPAAPAATALLPRRDGTPAPGSCARRGR
- a CDS encoding nitroreductase/quinone reductase family protein, coding for MSSFNQNVIEEFRANAGKVGGPFEGAQLLLLTTTGARSGKPHTVPLGFLRDGGTPLVVASAAGADRHPAWYHNLLARPLVQVETGTEEYEAVAVPAAGARRDELFAQVVRAEPGYGEYQGRTARVIPVVALQRTHEVPDEEGGIAGKLLSVHGWLRAQLVLVRELAGDRVREGGAASLGLQLRQHCLAFCHTLEFHHRSEDAGLFPYLEQQHPHMREFFRRIGAEHAVIARLQEELVRALDAPGDGAGEGFSDRVERMSRELESHLDGEEAQLLPVLRALEG